DNA from Methylobacterium currus:
CATCCCGCTCACGTCCTCGACGGCCGCGAGGCCTTCGCGCGTGGGCCGGAGGTCGGCGGCGACCGCTCGCGCGGGACCTCCGCCGGCCCGGCCTCGGATCCCTACGGCGTGCGCGGCACCGGCTACCGGGACGTGCCGGGCGCCCATAGCGAGCCCGAGACGGCGCGGCCCGACCCCTACCGCACCGGCGCGTCCGGCCCGCGCTACTCGGCCTGAAGGGAGAACCTGAGCGATGGCCGACCCCAATGCCGGCCGCCCGATCGGCGGCACCGGAGCCCCGGGGAGCATCCAGGGGCTCCTCGGTGATGCCCTGCGCGAGACCACCGACCTCGCCCGCAAGGAGATCGCCCTCTTCCGCACCGAGATGTCGAACAACCTGAGGTCGCTGTTCCTCGGGCTCGGCATGATGGTGGGGGCGGCGGTCTTCGCCGTCGTCGCCCTCCTGGTGCTGACCGACGCCCTGGTGAAGTGGCTCGCCACGGTGGTGAATTCCGAGGCGCTCGCCGCCCTGATCGTCGGGGCTGTGTTCCTGGCGATCGGCATCGGGCTCGCCCTGTGGGGTCGCAGCGCCATGTCCCTGTCCACGCTGACGCCGACCCGCACGACGCGCCAGGTGCGCCAGGATGCGAGGGTCCTGTCCGAGAGGGTGTCGGGATGACCCAATCGATCAACGAGCTCGAACACGACATCGAGGAGACCCGGGCCCGGCTCGACCGGACCATCGACCAGATCCAGGGCCGGCTCTCCCCGGCCAGCATCGTCGACGAGATGCTCGGCACGGTGCGGCAATCGCCGGCGAGCGGCCTCTATGACGGGGCGCTGGAGGCGGTGCGGCGCAACCCCGTCCCGGTCATGCTGATCGTCGCCGGGGTCGGCTGGCTGATCCACCGCGTCGCCCGGGAGTCGCAGCGCCGCCAGCACCTCGACGCCACGATGAACGGCGCCGAGGCGGTGCCGGTGCTCAAGACCGGAGCCGCCCGGGTCTACGACCCCGACCGGCCGACCGCCCACCCGGCCGCCGACCGCGTCGCCGACGGATTACGGATGTAAGGCGGCGCCGGCTCAGCGCCGGCGCCCGTTTAGCGAACCTTCGATCGGCCGCAGGCTCCGACGGCACCAGCCCCGCCGTCGCGCGACCTGCCAGGGAGTTTCCGAGTCATGGCAGAGCACACCATCAACCCGGCCAATCCGGGCGCACCCTCGGCTCACACCCCCGCCACGGGGCCCGAGCGCAACCTGCACCAGGACCACGACACCGTCCGCCAGAATCTCGACGCGGCGCAGGGCGCGGCCCACGATGCCGGCCACACGGTGAAGGATGCCGCCGCCCACGCCTCCGAGCGGGTGAGCGATGCGGCCTCCGCCATCGGCGAGCGCGTCAGCCAGACCGCGGACCAGCTGCGCGCCAAGGCCGACGCTGCCGCCGACCGGCTGAAGCAGGGCGCCAGCGAGGCGGTCGACCGCGCCCACGCCCAGGCGAGCCAGGCCTACGGCGCCGTCGGCGGCCGCAGCGCGGAGGCCCTCGACCGGGCCCGCGACTGGGCCAGCGACCGGATCGAGACCGGCTCCCAGCGCTACGCCGACCTGCGCGACCGCGGCGCCGAGCGCCTCGCCCATGGCCAGAACGCGGTCGAGCGCTTCGTCACCGAGAATCCGGTTCTCGTCGGCGTCGTCGGCCTTGCCGCCGGCATGCTGCTCGGCGCGCTTCTGCCGCGCACCCGGCAAGAGGACCGGACGGTCGGCGCCTATGCGGACGAGGTTCGCGACCAGGGCCTGCGCTATGCCCGCGAGGCGACCGAGCGCGGACGCCAGTTCGTCGAGAGCGCCCTCGACCAGGCCCAGGACGCCGCCGTCGCGGCGGCTCATGCCGCCACGGACGAGCTGCGCAAGACCCAGCCGGGTCAGAGCCAGCCGGGTCAGGCCTCTCCCGGAGCCTCCGAGCCGGGCCGGCAGACGCACTGATCCCTGCACCGTCATTCGTTCACGACCGGCCGGCCCCTCGGGGCCGGCCTTTTTCTTGGCCGCTGTCCCACCATTGTCCCGCGTGGCCGCCGGACTTCGTCAATGGATCGGTTGGACCCGCGGCAGCACGCACGGCGTTGTCGCCCCATGACCGCCTCCGCCCTCCCCCTCGACGCCGGCCCCCGCCTCGGCTTCTGCTGCAAGTTCATCCCGGACGAGCCGCCGGGCCGGCACAAGACCCAGAAGGCGGCGAAGGACGCCGCGATGGTGATGAACGTCACCACGGTGACGATCGCGCATCTGCGCCGCCTCGATCCGGCGGCGGCCCGCGAGAAGCTGGTCGCGGTGGTGACGCACAACCTCGCGGCGATGGGGCGCCAGGTCGCCTGGGTGGCCGCGCGGCCACCGCTGGAGCGGCTCCTGCGCCTCGCCAGCTCGATCCTCCCGGGCTACACCCATCCGGAGGTCCGCGACCTCTACGCCGACCCGGATTTTCGCCGCGCGATCGAGGCGGGCCTCGCCGCGGTCGGCGAGGCGGCGCGGACCGGCGGCGTGCGGCTCAGCATGCATCCGGGCCCGTTCTGCATCCTGGCGAGCCGCAACCCGGCGGCGCTCGCGAACGGCATCGCCGAGCTCGACTACCACGCCGAGGTGATGGCGATGATGGGCTATGGCGGCGGGTGGCACCTGCACGGCGCCCATGTCAACATCCATGTCGGCGCCCGCGACCCCGGGGTCGATGCGTTCCGGGAGAACCTGGCACGTGTCTCGCAGGTCGCCCGCGACCTCGTCACGGTCGAGAACGACGAATCGGCCTTCGGTCTCGACGACGTGTTGCGCCTCGCCGACCGGGTGCCGGTGGTGCTCGACCTGCACCACCACTGGATCCACAGCCGCGGCGACTACATCGAGCCGGACGATCCCCGTATCGCCCGCGTGATCGAGTCCTGGCGCGGGGTGCGGCCGGTCGGCCATGTCAGCGTGTCGCGCGAGGACGTGCTGCCCGGCCACGACCCGGATGCCCTGCCGAACTTCGCTTCCCTCACCGGCGCCGGCCTCAAAGGCCGCGACCTCGCCGCCCATTCCGACATGATGTGGAACCGGGCGCTCAACGACGTGGTGGCGCGCCACCTCGCCTGGTGCGACATCGAGGTCGAGGCCAAGCTGAAGAACCTCGCCTCGACCGGACTGGCGCTGCATGTCGGCCCCGGCCTCCTCGGCACCGCCCCGGCCGCGGTCGCGGCGGAATAGCGCGGCGCATCGCTGGAAGCGGCTGCGGCGGCTTAGGATGCTCTCGACGCTCCCGCGTCCTGCCTGTAACGGTGCGGCATGAAATCGGCCGATTGCGACATCCTCGTCGTCCCGGGCTACACCAATTCCGGGCCCGACCACTGGCAGAGCCGCTGGCAGGAGCGGCTCTCGACCGCCCGCCGGGTGACCCAGGAGAGCTGGGACCATCCCGAGCCCGAGGCCTGGCGCGACGCCGTGATCGCGGCCGTCCAGGCCGCGAGCCGGCCGGCGGTGCTGGTCGGTCACAGCCTCGGGGTGATCTCCTGCCTTCAGGCAGCGCCCTACCTGGCCCCAGGCAGCGTCGCCGGCGCCTTCCTGGTGGCGCTGCCGGATGTCGAGCGGCCGGACACGCCGGCGCCCCTGCGCACCTTTGCGCCGATCCCCCGTGCGCCGCTGTCCTTCCCGTCGGTCCTGGTGACGAGCCGCACCGACCCCTACACCGCCTATGATCGGGCCGGCGAATTCGCCGCCGCCTGGGGGGCGGAGCTGGTCGATGCCGGCGAGTCCGGGCATCTCAATGCCGAGAGCGGGCACGGGCCCTGGCCCGAGGGGCTGATGCGCTTCGCCGGCTTCCTGCGCACCCTCTAGGGCGGGCCGTGGTATCCTATCTCGACATGGTCGAGCCGGCGACGGCGGCGACCTTCCGCGAGGCCGACTATCTGGCGGCCAATCCGGATCTCCACCTCGCGGTGCGCGAGGGGCGCCTCGCCAGCGGCCGGGCGCATTTCGAGCGTCACGGCCTGCGCCAGGGACGGCGCCAGAGCCGCCTTCCCGAGGGGTTGGAGGCCATGCGTGCCGAGAAGCTCGCGCGGCTGGCGCCGCTGATGCGGGACGACCTGCCCCATCGCCGCCTCGGTGCGAAGTACGATTACCTCAGCGAGGATCTGCGCGCCCTGTCGGGGGCCGAGGACAGCCCCAACGTCTCGCAGAACGCCTATGACGGCCATGTCCAGGAGCTGATCGCCGCGAATGCCGACGGGCTGATCCTCGATTGCGGCGCCGGCCGCCGCGATCGCTACTACGCCAACGTCGTCAATCTCGAGATCGCCGATTACGACACGACCGACGTGCTCGGCATCGGCGAGGTCCTGCCGTTCCGCGATGCCAGCTTCGACGGAGTGATCTCGATCGCTGTGCTCGAGCACGTCCGCGATCCCTTCGCCTGCGCCCGCGAGATCGCCCGGGTGCTCAAGCCCGGCGGGCGGCTGGTCTGCGCCGTGCCGT
Protein-coding regions in this window:
- a CDS encoding class I SAM-dependent methyltransferase; its protein translation is MVSYLDMVEPATAATFREADYLAANPDLHLAVREGRLASGRAHFERHGLRQGRRQSRLPEGLEAMRAEKLARLAPLMRDDLPHRRLGAKYDYLSEDLRALSGAEDSPNVSQNAYDGHVQELIAANADGLILDCGAGRRDRYYANVVNLEIADYDTTDVLGIGEVLPFRDASFDGVISIAVLEHVRDPFACAREIARVLKPGGRLVCAVPFLQPLHGYPHHYYNMTGEGLRNLFAGHLAVDHQYVPASLLPIWSLTWIVQSWAAGLPPDARKRFLSRRLSDFTADPLSLLQEPYVTQLSDRTNMELASGTYLFAHKE
- a CDS encoding phage holin family protein, whose protein sequence is MADPNAGRPIGGTGAPGSIQGLLGDALRETTDLARKEIALFRTEMSNNLRSLFLGLGMMVGAAVFAVVALLVLTDALVKWLATVVNSEALAALIVGAVFLAIGIGLALWGRSAMSLSTLTPTRTTRQVRQDARVLSERVSG
- a CDS encoding RBBP9/YdeN family alpha/beta hydrolase translates to MKSADCDILVVPGYTNSGPDHWQSRWQERLSTARRVTQESWDHPEPEAWRDAVIAAVQAASRPAVLVGHSLGVISCLQAAPYLAPGSVAGAFLVALPDVERPDTPAPLRTFAPIPRAPLSFPSVLVTSRTDPYTAYDRAGEFAAAWGAELVDAGESGHLNAESGHGPWPEGLMRFAGFLRTL
- a CDS encoding DUF3618 domain-containing protein is translated as MTQSINELEHDIEETRARLDRTIDQIQGRLSPASIVDEMLGTVRQSPASGLYDGALEAVRRNPVPVMLIVAGVGWLIHRVARESQRRQHLDATMNGAEAVPVLKTGAARVYDPDRPTAHPAADRVADGLRM
- a CDS encoding UV damage endonuclease UvsE, which encodes MTASALPLDAGPRLGFCCKFIPDEPPGRHKTQKAAKDAAMVMNVTTVTIAHLRRLDPAAAREKLVAVVTHNLAAMGRQVAWVAARPPLERLLRLASSILPGYTHPEVRDLYADPDFRRAIEAGLAAVGEAARTGGVRLSMHPGPFCILASRNPAALANGIAELDYHAEVMAMMGYGGGWHLHGAHVNIHVGARDPGVDAFRENLARVSQVARDLVTVENDESAFGLDDVLRLADRVPVVLDLHHHWIHSRGDYIEPDDPRIARVIESWRGVRPVGHVSVSREDVLPGHDPDALPNFASLTGAGLKGRDLAAHSDMMWNRALNDVVARHLAWCDIEVEAKLKNLASTGLALHVGPGLLGTAPAAVAAE